Genomic DNA from Salvia miltiorrhiza cultivar Shanhuang (shh) chromosome 1, IMPLAD_Smil_shh, whole genome shotgun sequence:
TCTTCTTCTCCATGAACTAATGCCTGAAAAAGGTCAAAATTGTCAATAGCACGGTGAGGCGCCACAAGATGAGGTGCCACAAGATGAGGCAGAAGGTAcaatttcttctttcaatttttgtttctgATTATTTGGATCACACAAATAAAATTTACTATGAATTTGGATTAGGAAAACCTAGAGGTACAACTCTGTTAAGAGCCTTAATGAGTAGATAAGTCAATATGACCATGCTAGCTGGAAGGAAACAAAAGGATCTATGAAATTGACAACAACAATCATCAGACATGATTCAACTATCTATGAATCTTTACTATTATTCCTATTTGATGATTATTACGCGATATTACTAAATTTTGTGCATATTCTACGGTATTTGGATACATGCGATATTACTAAATTTTGTATCTTTCTTGTAATTTCAGATTCGAATAAAGTCCAATGCAGAACTAATTTAAGCATGGTAGCGAAAATTTATGAAGCGGAAGGATATGTTAATCGCGAGGAGAAACGAGAAATTTGTAAGAATTCTGTTTTCTTCAAACTAATTGAAACCATGCCTAAGAAGAAGAACAACATCGAATATTTTGAGCAGTTAGCAGATTTGTATGATATCGACAAACAGGCATTCTTAGTAAAAGGTCGTCATCTTAAACTTTGCCCTGAGGAAATCTCGAATCTCACGGGATTATCCTGCAAAGGAAAAGTCTTTGCTGAGAAAAGATCGGCATCTTTACCTACATATTTTGTGAACCTATGTTCTAAGTATGGTAAAACATCTAATGAAGGGCCTGTTTCTGTGAGACTAATTTTTGAACTGCTTAAGGAAATGGTGATAGAAACTGGGGATGATCGGGTTGATTTTGAAAGACTACTAAACACCATGCTTACTTTTTTCATAACTGTTAAGACCCAAGAGAAGGTCCCGAGGGGATGCATGGTGTTTTGTGAGTCTTTAGAGGCGTTCAAGGATATAAACTGGCCAGCAACAATTTGTGACAACACAATTTGTTTTCTGAAAGAACGGCATGAAGCAAAACAGAAAGACAAACCGAATAAACAAGTAAGATGCATGATTCAAATTGTTGAGGCATGGTTCAATATGAGAACCCGCCTAATTTCTGCCATAGATACACAGTGCACTGTAGATGGAGACGAGTTAGCCCCGATGTTACACTACTTGAGTCGGCACCTCTTGAAATCTGATGCTGCACGGTTGTTTGAACAACTAAATCCCGATCAGGTCCTTAACTGTAGAGATCCACGGTGTAGCTCTCAAGAGAGGCTCCTGGACGATGAAAATGTGCAAACCTTCTCTTACCATTGCAGCACGTACGTTTTGATTGCTGTCACTGATGATTTCATAGGTaaagtctttaaaaaaaattgcatacatatttttctttcttattaattattaattaagctTCTTTCTATTTCAAGTGCTTATATCAAAGCGGTTCTGACCCAGTCCATGTGTAGACTGGGCTCTGATGATGTCCACGAGCTTTTCCTTAGTCTCAAACATGAGTTCAATGCTACAGACAATTTTCACCTATTTCAGGCATTGTCTAGCAAAGAAGAGCAGCTACTTCAAGGCATGGGTGTCTCCCACATAGCCACAACTGCTTCACAATCGAACATGAATGTGGCTACTCTCGAGGAGCATACAATGAAGAATGTGACTGAGAGCATGGGAGCTGGAATTGtacatatttttcttattaattgttaattatGCTTCCGTGCTATTGACAATTTTGACCTTTTTCAGGCATTAGTTCATGGAGAAGAGAAGGCTGAAACTGAAGCACGGTCTAGCAGTGTTGTTGAAATGGATTCACCAAGTGAAGCATATTCACAGCCCAAGACCAAGAAGCAGAAATATCAGAGGCTGGCTCAGGATGTGAGAAATAATCAGTCATTAGTGCTAGCATCAGGAAACAAGAgactaagaaaaatagtatataattgaaaatgatttATTAGTTGTGTTTTAGTTTCTTTGTGTCATCTCTTGTTGGCTCATCTATACTACGCTTCAGAGTCTCCAGATTCTCATCCATAGAATGACTTGTGTTCTGTTGGGGTGACCCAAGAGAGACACAACtaatcagaaaaagaaaaaagaaaaaaaggatgTGAGAGATTGACTTACCTCTGCATTGGATCATTTGTCAGTCCGGCCTTCAAGATTCTCATCCGTGCAATTGCTTGTGTTCTGCTCAAGAGAGACACTACTCAAAAAAAGAAGAGGAGGAAAAAACAGGGGATGTGAGAGATTTACTTACAGCTGCATTCGATGATGTGAGAGATTGTGAGCCTTTCTTTGCCATCGAAATTTGACATCCCTTTCTAGCTGAAGCAAGAAGTAGTTCCCAACTATCTTCACCTACCCCAAGATGTTCTCTC
This window encodes:
- the LOC131022263 gene encoding uncharacterized protein LOC131022263 isoform X3 translates to MVAKIYEAEGYVNREEKREICKNSVFFKLIETMPKKKNNIEYFEQLADLYDIDKQAFLVKGRHLKLCPEEISNLTGLSCKGKVFAEKRSASLPTYFVNLCSKYGKTSNEGPVSVRLIFELLKEMVIETGDDRVDFERLLNTMLTFFITVKTQEKVPRGCMVFCESLEAFKDINWPATICDNTICFLKERHEAKQKDKPNKQVRCMIQIVEAWFNMRTRLISAIDTQCTVDGDELAPMLHYLSRHLLKSDAARLFEQLNPDQVLNCRDPRCSSQERLLDDENVQTFSYHCSTYVLIAVTDDFIGKVFKKNCIHIFLSY
- the LOC131022263 gene encoding uncharacterized protein LOC131022263 isoform X2 codes for the protein MKLTTTIIRHDSTIYESLLLFLFDDYYAILLNFVHILRYLDTCDITKFCIFLVISDSNKVQCRTNLSMVAKIYEAEGYVNREEKREICKNSVFFKLIETMPKKKNNIEYFEQLADLYDIDKQAFLVKGRHLKLCPEEISNLTGLSCKGKVFAEKRSASLPTYFVNLCSKYGKTSNEGPVSVRLIFELLKEMVIETGDDRVDFERLLNTMLTFFITVKTQEKVPRGCMVFCESLEAFKDINWPATICDNTICFLKERHEAKQKDKPNKQVRCMIQIVEAWFNMRTRLISAIDTQCTVDGDELAPMLHYLSRHLLKSDAARLFEQLNPDQVLNCRDPRCSSQERLLDDENVQTFSYHCSTYVLIAVTDDFIGIV
- the LOC131022263 gene encoding uncharacterized protein LOC131022263 isoform X4; its protein translation is MVAKIYEAEGYVNREEKREICKNSVFFKLIETMPKKKNNIEYFEQLADLYDIDKQAFLVKGRHLKLCPEEISNLTGLSCKGKVFAEKRSASLPTYFVNLCSKYGKTSNEGPVSVRLIFELLKEMVIETGDDRVDFERLLNTMLTFFITVKTQEKVPRGCMVFCESLEAFKDINWPATICDNTICFLKERHEAKQKDKPNKQVRCMIQIVEAWFNMRTRLISAIDTQCTVDGDELAPMLHYLSRHLLKSDAARLFEQLNPDQVLNCRDPRCSSQERLLDDENVQTFSYHCSTYVLIAVTDDFIGIV
- the LOC131022263 gene encoding uncharacterized protein LOC131022263 isoform X1, coding for MKLTTTIIRHDSTIYESLLLFLFDDYYAILLNFVHILRYLDTCDITKFCIFLVISDSNKVQCRTNLSMVAKIYEAEGYVNREEKREICKNSVFFKLIETMPKKKNNIEYFEQLADLYDIDKQAFLVKGRHLKLCPEEISNLTGLSCKGKVFAEKRSASLPTYFVNLCSKYGKTSNEGPVSVRLIFELLKEMVIETGDDRVDFERLLNTMLTFFITVKTQEKVPRGCMVFCESLEAFKDINWPATICDNTICFLKERHEAKQKDKPNKQVRCMIQIVEAWFNMRTRLISAIDTQCTVDGDELAPMLHYLSRHLLKSDAARLFEQLNPDQVLNCRDPRCSSQERLLDDENVQTFSYHCSTYVLIAVTDDFIGKVFKKNCIHIFLSY